The following are from one region of the Phormidium sp. PBR-2020 genome:
- a CDS encoding ParA family protein produces the protein MKILCTHNNGGVGKTTLAVHTAGFLLEQGDNVLMLDCDDQADFFQFFSRGRKPGKHKDSHVLEDSTVIWNKRRESIEDVAKPAGYAHVVLDIDSPLANTVEVIIGSQPNLVLVPINASQERKALRNLPQTLKVLSSIGKNTGFNPKVVVVPLGVSEDSVRNVVGQIEFENKPTSFRTAPSLPDLQKEMQKAIYQDYRYIWSYGDGYSKLTRYFDALVTI, from the coding sequence TTGAAAATTCTATGTACTCATAACAATGGTGGAGTTGGAAAAACGACTCTTGCTGTCCATACCGCTGGTTTCTTGCTCGAACAAGGTGATAACGTGCTAATGCTTGACTGTGATGATCAAGCAGATTTTTTCCAGTTTTTTTCCCGTGGTAGGAAGCCAGGAAAACATAAAGATTCTCATGTTCTGGAAGACAGCACCGTTATTTGGAATAAAAGACGAGAATCTATCGAAGACGTGGCCAAGCCTGCTGGCTACGCTCATGTTGTGTTGGATATAGATAGTCCACTAGCTAATACCGTTGAGGTCATTATTGGGAGTCAGCCAAATTTGGTCTTGGTTCCCATCAATGCCTCTCAAGAACGCAAAGCACTCCGCAATTTACCTCAGACATTAAAAGTTTTGTCGAGTATTGGTAAAAACACGGGATTTAATCCTAAGGTGGTTGTGGTTCCCCTAGGTGTATCCGAGGATTCTGTCAGAAATGTTGTCGGTCAGATAGAATTCGAAAATAAGCCTACAAGCTTTCGAACGGCGCCCAGCTTACCTGATTTACAGAAGGAAATGCAAAAGGCGATTTACCAGGACTATAGGTATATATGGAGTTATGGGGATGGATACTCTAAGCTTACCCGTTACTTCGATGCTCTAGTCACAATTTAG
- a CDS encoding restriction endonuclease encodes MDFLEIDALVTGILNSDSAVKQDLGRRFALRLGLEPGKAGADGGVDGWGMLNQRRIYFQCKLYAKRLDASFAADFCGNLVIHQADVGVLLSGLGCTSGYETRLQSFYEGLQAFAGGVMAQTLTTHLLSLEDVFAETEAFATAQRDLPDLRDLRDENSSSWL; translated from the coding sequence ATGGACTTTTTGGAAATCGATGCCTTAGTCACCGGAATTCTCAATTCTGACTCAGCTGTGAAGCAGGATTTGGGACGGCGGTTTGCCCTCCGTCTCGGGTTGGAACCCGGAAAGGCGGGAGCCGATGGGGGAGTTGATGGCTGGGGAATGTTGAACCAACGGCGCATTTACTTCCAATGTAAGCTCTATGCGAAGCGGCTAGATGCTTCGTTTGCAGCGGATTTTTGTGGAAACTTGGTCATCCATCAGGCGGATGTGGGCGTTCTGCTGTCAGGATTGGGCTGCACTTCGGGATACGAGACTCGTCTTCAGTCCTTTTATGAAGGGTTACAGGCGTTTGCTGGGGGAGTGATGGCTCAAACGTTGACGACTCATCTGCTGAGCCTTGAGGATGTTTTTGCCGAAACTGAGGCGTTTGCAACGGCCCAGCGAGATTTGCCAGATTTGCGAGATTTGAGGGATGAGAATTCGTCGTCGTGGTTGTAG
- the topA gene encoding type I DNA topoisomerase, protein MSTLVIVESPTKARTIRKYLPNDYQVEASMGHIRDLPQSASEIPAAVKKEKWSQLGVNVEADFAPIYVVPKDKKKVVKTLKDALKNATELVLATDEDREGESISWHLLQVLKPKVPTKRMVFHEITEEAIQSALHNCRELNEQLVHAQETRRILDRLVGYTLSPLLWKKIAPKLSAGRVQSVAVRLIVMRERERRAFRMGSYWDLKAHLSKDNTPFDAKLISLDGTKVATGSDFDENTGQIKAGRNVQLLNESQANALKEQLLGKPWSVSNFEERQNRRKPAPPFTTSTLQQEANRKLRLSARDTMRVAQSLYENGYITYMRTDSVHLSEQAIAAARECVTEMYGPDYLSPKPRQYATKSKGAQEAHEAIRPAGNRFRTPRQTGLKDRELALYDLIWKRTVASQMAEARQTSLSVDLSVENALFRANGKRIDFPGFFRAYVEGSDDPDAALENREAILPALAVGDRPDCQDIEAVGHETQPPARFTEASLVKTLESEGIGRPSTYASIIGTIIDRGYAQMQNNALVPSFTAFAVCSLLENYFPDLVDLHFTAKMEATLDRISTGDVEWIPYLREFYSGEKGLDTQVREQEDQIEPTQAKTIVLENLPVKVRIGKFGPYLETEKDGETITASIPQNLTPSDLDPEQVEVLLRQKTEGPEKLGMHPDTGEPIYILIGSYGPYVQLGEVSDENPKPKRASLPKGLTPETITLETAVGLLSLPRLLGVHPETGNKVQAGLGRFGPYVVHKKGGEDGKDDYRSIKASSDDDVLTITLDRALEMLAEPKRGRGRRGSQKKPLRELGDHPTDKDPVNIYDGPYGPYIKYKRKNISIPDGESAEELSLERAVELIAAKSSSRKSSSRKSSTTKRKTTSKKSSTTKSKTTSKKSSKSDS, encoded by the coding sequence ATGTCAACCCTGGTCATCGTCGAATCCCCCACCAAAGCGCGCACCATCCGCAAATATCTCCCTAACGACTACCAGGTCGAAGCCTCCATGGGACATATTCGCGATCTGCCCCAGTCTGCCAGCGAAATTCCGGCAGCCGTCAAAAAAGAGAAATGGTCACAACTGGGCGTGAACGTTGAGGCAGACTTCGCACCGATTTACGTCGTCCCCAAAGATAAGAAAAAAGTCGTCAAGACCCTCAAAGACGCCCTCAAGAACGCCACAGAACTGGTTTTGGCCACTGACGAAGACCGCGAAGGGGAGAGTATTAGCTGGCACTTGCTACAAGTCCTCAAGCCCAAAGTGCCCACCAAGCGCATGGTCTTCCATGAAATCACCGAAGAGGCGATTCAAAGCGCCCTCCATAACTGCCGAGAACTCAACGAGCAGCTCGTCCACGCCCAAGAAACCCGGCGCATTCTCGATCGCCTCGTCGGCTATACCCTCTCCCCCCTCCTCTGGAAGAAAATCGCCCCCAAACTCTCCGCCGGGCGCGTGCAGTCCGTAGCGGTGCGGCTCATTGTCATGCGGGAACGGGAGCGGCGAGCCTTCCGCATGGGGTCTTACTGGGACTTAAAAGCCCATCTCAGCAAAGACAACACCCCCTTCGATGCCAAACTCATCAGCCTCGATGGGACCAAGGTGGCCACCGGAAGCGACTTCGACGAAAACACCGGCCAAATTAAAGCCGGCCGTAACGTGCAGCTGCTGAACGAGTCCCAGGCTAATGCCCTCAAAGAGCAGTTATTGGGTAAACCCTGGAGCGTCAGCAACTTTGAAGAGCGCCAGAACCGTCGCAAACCTGCGCCCCCCTTCACGACCTCAACCCTGCAACAGGAAGCCAACCGCAAATTACGGCTGTCGGCCCGCGATACCATGCGCGTGGCTCAAAGTCTGTATGAAAACGGTTACATTACCTATATGCGGACGGACTCGGTGCATTTATCAGAGCAGGCGATCGCCGCCGCTCGCGAATGCGTTACCGAGATGTACGGCCCAGACTATCTCAGCCCCAAACCCCGGCAATATGCCACCAAAAGCAAAGGGGCCCAGGAAGCACACGAAGCCATCCGCCCCGCCGGAAATCGCTTTCGGACTCCCCGCCAAACGGGACTCAAAGACCGAGAACTGGCTCTCTATGACCTAATCTGGAAACGCACCGTCGCCTCCCAGATGGCCGAGGCCCGGCAAACCTCCCTATCCGTCGATTTAAGCGTGGAGAATGCCCTCTTCCGGGCCAACGGTAAGCGCATTGACTTTCCTGGCTTCTTTCGCGCCTATGTCGAAGGCTCAGACGACCCCGATGCGGCCCTGGAGAACCGTGAGGCTATTTTACCGGCCTTGGCCGTGGGCGATCGCCCCGACTGCCAAGACATCGAAGCCGTCGGCCACGAAACCCAACCCCCCGCCCGCTTCACCGAAGCCTCCCTCGTCAAAACCCTCGAAAGTGAAGGGATTGGGCGGCCGAGTACCTACGCCAGCATCATCGGCACCATTATCGATCGCGGCTATGCCCAGATGCAGAATAACGCCTTAGTTCCCAGCTTTACCGCCTTTGCCGTCTGTAGCTTGCTGGAAAACTACTTCCCCGACTTAGTGGACTTACATTTCACCGCCAAAATGGAAGCCACCCTCGATCGCATCTCCACCGGGGACGTAGAGTGGATTCCCTATCTACGAGAGTTTTACTCCGGCGAGAAGGGCCTCGACACCCAAGTTCGCGAACAAGAAGACCAAATCGAACCCACCCAAGCCAAAACCATCGTTTTGGAGAATCTGCCGGTGAAAGTTCGCATCGGTAAATTTGGCCCCTATCTCGAAACCGAAAAGGACGGGGAAACCATCACCGCCTCCATTCCCCAAAATCTCACCCCCTCCGATTTAGATCCCGAACAAGTCGAAGTCTTGTTGCGGCAAAAAACTGAGGGACCCGAGAAATTGGGGATGCACCCCGATACCGGAGAACCGATTTACATTCTCATTGGCAGTTATGGCCCCTACGTCCAACTGGGAGAAGTCAGCGACGAGAACCCCAAACCGAAACGAGCCTCCCTCCCCAAAGGTCTAACCCCGGAAACCATCACCCTAGAAACTGCCGTCGGCTTATTGTCTCTCCCCCGGTTGTTGGGAGTCCATCCCGAAACCGGCAACAAAGTCCAAGCGGGCCTCGGTCGTTTTGGTCCCTATGTCGTCCATAAGAAGGGTGGGGAAGATGGCAAAGATGACTATCGCTCCATTAAAGCCTCCTCCGATGATGATGTCTTGACTATTACCCTAGACCGGGCCTTAGAGATGTTAGCCGAACCCAAACGGGGTCGCGGTCGCCGAGGTAGCCAGAAAAAGCCCCTGCGGGAATTAGGAGACCATCCCACCGACAAAGACCCGGTGAACATCTACGATGGTCCCTATGGCCCCTATATCAAGTACAAACGCAAAAACATCTCCATTCCCGATGGAGAGTCAGCGGAGGAGTTGAGCTTAGAACGGGCGGTGGAGTTAATTGCGGCCAAGTCGTCCTCTCGTAAGTCGTCATCCCGCAAATCTTCGACCACTAAACGCAAAACCACATCCAAAAAATCCTCAACAACGAAGAGTAAAACCACCTCGAAAAAGAGTTCCAAATCGGACAGCTAA
- a CDS encoding TIGR04376 family protein: MGLFEDLSQFLETRLEEFLDAHPHLELQAIEEQLREQEEDTLRLIASLQTQEKRLEEEILSTAQDIQRWHIRIQKAQAAGREDLVKPAQEREALLLRRGNQLWGQRQGAQERLNQAQTLKENIQARRQEVHAKAAQLRTEQAASSSERVSSWDSPSQTRFQKTAVDPLEQVFSDWETEDELNQLKRKMGQ; this comes from the coding sequence GTGGGTTTATTTGAAGACCTCAGCCAATTTTTAGAAACGCGTTTAGAGGAATTTTTAGACGCACATCCCCATTTAGAATTACAGGCCATCGAAGAACAATTACGGGAACAGGAAGAAGATACCCTGCGCCTAATTGCCAGCCTGCAAACTCAGGAAAAAAGACTCGAAGAAGAGATCCTAAGTACCGCCCAAGATATCCAACGCTGGCACATTCGCATTCAGAAAGCGCAAGCCGCCGGACGTGAGGATTTAGTTAAACCGGCCCAAGAGCGCGAAGCCTTGCTCCTACGTCGCGGGAATCAACTTTGGGGACAACGCCAAGGTGCTCAAGAGCGGCTCAATCAGGCACAAACCCTGAAGGAAAACATCCAAGCGCGTCGCCAAGAAGTTCACGCCAAAGCCGCTCAATTGCGCACCGAACAGGCCGCATCAAGCAGCGAGCGGGTATCTAGTTGGGATAGTCCCAGCCAGACCCGCTTTCAAAAAACCGCTGTCGATCCCCTAGAGCAAGTCTTTAGTGATTGGGAAACCGAAGACGAGTTAAATCAACTCAAACGGAAAATGGGTCAGTAG
- a CDS encoding SUMF1/EgtB/PvdO family nonheme iron enzyme, which produces MVWQPGTKIFGDRYTVAKRLKTGGFGITYLVNGPRGRQWVLKTLKDEVMTEAEYIPYRDKFLRDFDRETAKIAICRHRHIVQVENHFIHEGLPCMVMEYIQGQDLAERVMRGGALPEVLALRYIREVGEALMVMHEKGLLHRDIKPHNIMVRLPADEAVLIDFGIAREFIPNLTQTHTIALTPCFAPIEQYDEQEHRGEFTDVYALAATLYCLLTGKLPPIATMRVRRDRLDIPKHWSPELGNAIQQGMAVKPEDRTQTVADWLALLPNSGGGLPSFTFETVRVNDRGQIVQKIPGQARYYPQDLGQGVQLDMVQLPGGRFLMGTEESEIERLCKKYDRDRFRWESPQHSVQVSPFLMGKTPVTQDQWRVVVTQVGKIVRDLDPDPSRFKGGNRPVEQVSWYDAVEWCARLSKLTGQEYRLPSEAEWEYACRGGTTTPFAFGETITPDLVNYNGNYSFGNAAKGQYRQETTPVTSFPANGFGLYDCHGNVLEWCFDPFHDKYQGAPGDGRVWDENVNDNRYQKSSANLQVLLKKSDERYVLRGGSWGSYPMSCRCAYRFHNSRGNLDPHFGFRVCLVGAGLF; this is translated from the coding sequence ATGGTTTGGCAACCGGGTACGAAAATTTTTGGCGATCGTTACACCGTCGCAAAGCGGCTCAAAACGGGCGGTTTTGGCATCACCTACCTCGTCAACGGCCCCAGGGGTCGGCAGTGGGTGCTGAAAACCCTCAAAGATGAGGTGATGACCGAGGCCGAGTATATCCCCTACCGGGATAAGTTTCTGCGGGACTTTGACCGGGAAACGGCGAAAATCGCCATCTGTCGCCATCGCCACATTGTCCAGGTGGAAAATCATTTCATCCATGAGGGGCTGCCCTGTATGGTGATGGAATACATTCAGGGGCAGGATTTAGCGGAACGGGTGATGCGCGGGGGAGCTTTACCAGAGGTGTTGGCCTTGCGCTATATCCGGGAGGTGGGGGAGGCGTTGATGGTGATGCACGAGAAGGGATTGCTGCATCGGGATATTAAGCCCCACAACATTATGGTGCGCTTGCCCGCCGATGAAGCGGTGTTGATTGATTTCGGCATTGCGCGGGAGTTTATCCCCAATTTGACTCAAACCCACACTATCGCTCTTACCCCCTGTTTTGCACCGATTGAGCAGTATGACGAGCAGGAACACCGGGGAGAGTTTACCGATGTCTATGCCTTGGCGGCGACGCTGTACTGTCTGCTGACGGGAAAATTGCCGCCGATTGCGACGATGCGGGTGCGGAGGGACCGCCTGGATATTCCCAAGCATTGGTCGCCCGAACTAGGCAACGCGATTCAGCAGGGGATGGCGGTGAAACCCGAGGATAGAACGCAAACCGTGGCGGACTGGTTGGCACTGTTGCCTAATAGTGGCGGGGGTTTACCGTCATTCACGTTTGAGACAGTGCGGGTTAATGACCGGGGGCAAATCGTCCAGAAAATCCCCGGTCAGGCGCGGTACTATCCCCAGGACTTGGGTCAGGGGGTGCAGTTGGATATGGTGCAACTCCCCGGTGGTAGGTTTTTGATGGGGACAGAGGAGTCCGAAATTGAGCGGTTGTGTAAAAAGTATGATAGGGACCGGTTTAGGTGGGAAAGCCCCCAGCATTCGGTGCAGGTTTCCCCCTTTTTGATGGGCAAAACTCCCGTCACCCAAGACCAATGGCGGGTTGTGGTGACGCAAGTGGGCAAAATTGTCCGAGACTTAGACCCCGACCCCTCTCGGTTCAAAGGTGGGAATCGTCCCGTTGAACAGGTGTCTTGGTATGATGCCGTGGAGTGGTGCGCTCGCTTGAGCAAGCTAACGGGTCAGGAATATCGCCTCCCCAGCGAGGCAGAATGGGAATATGCCTGTCGTGGCGGAACTACCACTCCTTTTGCCTTTGGTGAGACGATCACGCCAGATTTGGTTAACTATAACGGAAACTACAGCTTCGGCAACGCAGCCAAGGGACAATACCGACAAGAAACCACCCCAGTAACAAGCTTTCCTGCCAATGGCTTTGGCTTGTATGATTGTCATGGCAATGTTTTGGAGTGGTGTTTCGATCCCTTCCATGATAAGTATCAGGGTGCGCCTGGGGATGGTAGAGTCTGGGATGAGAATGTGAATGATAATCGTTATCAAAAATCTTCAGCAAATCTTCAGGTTTTATTGAAGAAAAGCGATGAAAGATACGTGCTGCGTGGCGGTTCTTGGGGCAGCTACCCGATGTCCTGCCGTTGCGCTTACCGCTTCCACAACTCGCGCGGCAACCTCGACCCCCACTTTGGGTTTCGCGTCTGTCTGGTGGGCGCAGGACTCTTCTAG
- a CDS encoding type II toxin-antitoxin system HicB family antitoxin: MKWRVILEPDPDTSEWAVWCPELPGCTSAGTTQQEALDNIREAIAFY, from the coding sequence ATGAAGTGGCGAGTCATACTTGAACCTGATCCAGACACAAGCGAATGGGCAGTTTGGTGTCCAGAACTTCCGGGATGTACCTCTGCTGGGACGACTCAACAAGAAGCCCTTGATAATATACGGGAAGCGATCGCGTTTTATTGA
- a CDS encoding serine/threonine protein kinase: MGLQAGDILDGGKYQVVRSLNQGRVGISYLAEGKGGDRVVLKTLRDEVLAQLTPEERDKFNTKLINEAVKLARCHHPHIVRCFGSFLEQGQAVIVMEFVAGDDLASLPTATLAEEEALTYICQVGEALTVVHGEGLVHRDIKPANIMLRAGQSEAVLIDFGVTKGFNETLTSIHSSNSDGYSALELYDSTEKAQPYSDVYGLAATLYTLLSGDVPPNAEERRKLERKGRKLPPISGVSDKTNRAIRQGMKVYYGDRPQTIEDFLALLPVPQGAEPSPPPTAADPGVRLNLYTLYATVLGIIVAIILGIFAQDIRRGLDDLFFSPDVEERDES, encoded by the coding sequence ATGGGTTTGCAGGCGGGCGATATTCTCGATGGTGGGAAATATCAGGTGGTGCGATCGCTCAACCAGGGGCGAGTCGGGATTAGTTATCTGGCTGAGGGTAAGGGGGGCGATCGCGTTGTCCTCAAAACCTTGCGGGATGAGGTTTTGGCCCAACTCACCCCCGAGGAGCGAGACAAATTCAATACCAAGCTGATCAATGAGGCTGTGAAGTTGGCCCGTTGCCATCATCCCCATATTGTCCGCTGTTTCGGTTCATTTCTCGAACAGGGTCAGGCCGTTATTGTCATGGAGTTTGTGGCGGGGGATGATTTAGCTAGTTTACCCACCGCAACTCTGGCGGAGGAGGAGGCGTTAACCTATATCTGCCAAGTGGGAGAGGCGTTAACGGTGGTGCATGGGGAGGGGTTGGTGCATCGGGATATTAAGCCTGCCAATATTATGCTGCGGGCGGGACAATCGGAGGCGGTGCTGATTGATTTTGGCGTCACCAAGGGGTTTAATGAGACGCTCACCTCGATTCATTCGAGCAATAGCGATGGCTATAGCGCCCTGGAGCTTTATGACTCCACAGAGAAGGCGCAACCCTATTCTGATGTCTATGGGTTGGCGGCCACGCTCTACACTCTGTTATCGGGGGATGTGCCTCCTAATGCGGAGGAGCGGCGGAAGTTGGAGCGCAAGGGTCGGAAATTGCCCCCCATTTCTGGGGTGAGCGATAAAACGAATCGGGCAATTCGTCAGGGGATGAAGGTGTATTATGGCGATCGCCCCCAAACCATCGAGGATTTTTTAGCCTTGTTGCCCGTTCCCCAAGGGGCCGAACCGTCGCCACCGCCGACAGCCGCTGATCCAGGTGTTCGGCTCAATCTCTATACCCTCTATGCGACAGTTCTAGGGATTATTGTGGCGATTATTTTGGGGATTTTTGCCCAAGATATCCGCAGGGGACTTGATGATTTGTTTTTTTCGCCGGATGTGGAGGAAAGGGATGAATCCTAG
- a CDS encoding PIN domain-containing protein gives MTQTIIDTGPLVAFLNARDSWHGWLLDQWRTIQPPLITCEPVITEACFLLQNIYGGRNAIMELLARNIVRLDFSLSLEYQAVHQLLERYESVPMSLADACLVRMAELYPNSQILTLDSDFYIYRKHRNQQILLRIPDSL, from the coding sequence ATGACTCAAACGATCATTGATACTGGCCCTCTAGTTGCATTCCTCAATGCTCGTGATTCGTGGCATGGATGGTTGTTAGATCAATGGCGAACGATTCAACCTCCATTGATCACTTGTGAACCAGTAATTACAGAAGCCTGTTTTTTGCTGCAAAATATTTACGGGGGGCGCAATGCGATTATGGAGTTATTGGCTAGAAATATTGTGCGTCTAGATTTCTCTCTCAGCCTAGAATATCAAGCCGTTCATCAACTTTTAGAACGATATGAGTCAGTCCCAATGTCTTTGGCTGATGCTTGCTTAGTGAGAATGGCTGAATTGTATCCAAACAGTCAAATTCTCACGTTAGATAGTGACTTCTACATCTATCGCAAACACCGGAATCAACAAATTCTCCTCCGAATTCCAGATTCGCTCTAA
- a CDS encoding Uma2 family endonuclease, with the protein MAVEVRDRLTLAEFLQQPEIDESPAWELFDGMSVQKAMPGLQHSRLQGRLLSWINGVEGEFEAFPELRCSFGDRSLVPDIAIIPSEAIPLTETGEIVSMGLMQAPPWLIEILSPGQSMTRVTRKLLHGLRHGTELAWLIDPAERVVLVFQCDRLPEEWPPQNPLPVLSGLSLELTPESLFCWLR; encoded by the coding sequence ATGGCGGTAGAGGTTCGCGACAGATTAACCCTGGCTGAATTTTTACAACAGCCGGAGATTGATGAGTCTCCGGCTTGGGAGTTGTTCGATGGAATGTCTGTGCAAAAAGCTATGCCAGGACTGCAACATAGTCGGTTACAAGGACGATTGTTGTCCTGGATTAATGGCGTGGAGGGAGAGTTTGAGGCGTTTCCTGAACTGCGGTGTAGTTTCGGCGATCGCTCCCTTGTTCCCGATATTGCCATTATCCCCTCTGAGGCGATTCCGCTGACGGAGACGGGAGAGATTGTTTCAATGGGACTGATGCAGGCTCCCCCTTGGCTGATTGAGATTTTGTCCCCCGGTCAAAGTATGACCCGAGTGACCCGTAAACTGTTACATGGCTTACGTCATGGGACAGAGTTGGCCTGGTTGATTGATCCAGCCGAGCGAGTTGTCTTGGTGTTTCAGTGCGATCGCCTCCCCGAAGAATGGCCGCCCCAAAACCCGTTGCCAGTGTTATCTGGTTTGTCCCTAGAGTTGACTCCAGAGAGCCTATTTTGTTGGTTACGGTGA
- a CDS encoding DUF1778 domain-containing protein has product MTHPTQRTAPARLEARINPETKALIQKAADLQGRTLTDFVVASVQAEAYKVIERHQSLQLNREDSEAFIEALLNPPEPNDALKSAASRYKQIIAD; this is encoded by the coding sequence ATGACTCATCCCACCCAGCGAACAGCCCCAGCCCGGCTAGAAGCCCGCATTAACCCAGAAACGAAAGCCTTGATTCAAAAAGCAGCAGACCTACAAGGACGAACCCTGACGGATTTTGTGGTTGCCAGTGTCCAAGCCGAAGCCTACAAAGTGATTGAGCGTCACCAAAGCCTACAACTAAATCGTGAGGATAGCGAAGCCTTTATAGAGGCATTGCTCAATCCCCCTGAACCTAATGACGCCTTAAAATCAGCCGCTTCACGATACAAGCAAATCATCGCGGATTAA
- a CDS encoding GNAT family N-acetyltransferase, with protein sequence MAFKITHLASKRHIRSDFRCGQESLDTYIQKQASQDVKKRVSTVFVLIDAPDLTVLGYYTLSSYTVRVTDLEKSFAQKLPRYPALPATLLGRLAVDQAHKGQGLGELLLIDALKKSWEASQDVGSLAVIVQALDETALNFYLKYGFQAFRQEPMKLYLPMKSIKTFID encoded by the coding sequence ATGGCTTTTAAAATCACCCATCTTGCTTCTAAAAGGCATATCCGCTCAGATTTTCGCTGTGGACAAGAGAGCTTAGATACTTATATCCAAAAACAAGCCTCCCAAGATGTCAAAAAACGAGTTTCCACAGTCTTTGTTTTAATTGATGCTCCTGACCTGACGGTTTTGGGTTATTACACCCTATCGTCCTACACCGTTAGGGTGACAGATTTAGAAAAAAGCTTTGCGCAGAAGTTACCCCGTTATCCAGCATTACCCGCAACCTTATTAGGCCGTCTTGCGGTCGATCAGGCTCACAAAGGTCAAGGGTTAGGGGAACTCTTACTGATAGATGCCCTCAAAAAGTCCTGGGAAGCCTCTCAGGACGTTGGCTCTTTAGCCGTCATTGTACAAGCTTTAGATGAAACAGCCTTGAATTTTTATCTCAAGTATGGCTTTCAAGCCTTTAGGCAAGAGCCGATGAAGCTCTATTTACCGATGAAGTCCATCAAGACGTTCATAGACTAA
- a CDS encoding aminopeptidase P family protein, with translation MLLGSNYPSSTLRDRTLETILHERRQRLAELVDFPVILWSGRSKSRNFPANKYPFRPSSHFLYFAGLPLENAAIRLESGRLHLFYDDPRPSAALWHGEQPKRHQIASTIGADAAFPLSELPAQARGAATIPVQNDDVRSLQAGVLGRSLSPLDNLQGIDRRLVRAIVQVRLTHDAGALVELRHAAAVTVEAHKAGMQATPTANLEAQVRGAMEGVILSHNMSCAYNSIVTVHGEVLHNEQYHHAINADDLILADVGAEAPSGWAADVTRTWPAKGTFSPSQRDIYDVVLAAHDRCIEAVKPGVEYRHIHLLAAQVIAEGLVDLGILRGRPEDLVDADAHALFFPHGIGHLLGLDVHDMEDLGDYAGYEKGRARSSRFGLGFLRLHRPLKPSMLVTIEPGFYQVPGILNDSSNRQRYREMVDWERLGGFADVRGIRIEDDVLVTADGPEVLTAALPTQAGAIEELVRD, from the coding sequence ATGCTCCTCGGTAGTAATTATCCCTCCTCTACCCTGCGCGATCGCACCCTCGAAACCATCCTCCATGAACGGCGACAACGACTAGCCGAGTTAGTGGATTTTCCGGTAATTCTTTGGTCCGGGCGCAGCAAGTCCCGCAATTTCCCGGCCAACAAATACCCCTTTCGCCCCAGTAGTCATTTTCTCTATTTTGCCGGATTACCCCTAGAAAATGCCGCCATTCGCCTGGAATCCGGGCGCTTGCACCTCTTCTATGATGATCCTCGTCCCAGTGCCGCCCTCTGGCATGGGGAACAGCCCAAACGCCACCAAATCGCCAGTACCATCGGGGCTGATGCGGCCTTTCCCCTCTCGGAACTGCCGGCCCAGGCGAGGGGTGCGGCGACGATTCCCGTGCAAAACGATGATGTGCGGAGTCTTCAGGCGGGAGTGTTGGGGCGATCGCTCTCTCCCCTAGATAATCTACAGGGGATTGACCGCCGACTGGTGCGGGCGATCGTCCAGGTGCGCCTGACTCATGACGCGGGGGCCTTGGTGGAACTGCGTCACGCGGCGGCGGTGACAGTCGAAGCCCACAAAGCAGGAATGCAAGCCACCCCAACGGCTAACTTAGAAGCCCAAGTGCGCGGGGCCATGGAGGGGGTGATTCTGTCCCACAACATGAGTTGCGCCTACAACAGTATTGTCACCGTTCATGGGGAAGTTCTCCATAACGAGCAGTATCATCATGCCATCAACGCCGATGATTTGATTTTGGCGGATGTGGGGGCAGAAGCCCCATCCGGCTGGGCCGCCGATGTCACCCGAACCTGGCCGGCGAAGGGGACGTTTTCCCCCAGTCAACGAGACATTTACGACGTAGTTTTAGCCGCTCATGACCGCTGTATTGAGGCGGTGAAGCCGGGGGTGGAATATCGCCACATTCATCTGTTGGCGGCCCAGGTTATCGCTGAGGGCTTAGTGGATTTGGGAATTTTGCGCGGACGGCCTGAGGATTTAGTGGATGCCGATGCCCATGCCCTGTTTTTCCCTCATGGGATTGGTCATCTGCTGGGGTTAGATGTCCATGATATGGAAGATTTAGGGGATTATGCGGGCTATGAGAAAGGACGGGCCCGTAGTAGTCGCTTTGGCTTGGGCTTTTTGCGTCTGCATCGTCCGCTGAAGCCCTCGATGTTGGTCACCATTGAACCAGGGTTTTATCAAGTTCCGGGGATTCTCAATGATTCGAGTAATCGGCAGCGATACCGGGAGATGGTTGATTGGGAACGTCTTGGGGGGTTTGCTGATGTGCGCGGGATTCGTATTGAGGATGATGTGTTGGTGACGGCGGATGGCCCGGAGGTGTTGACGGCGGCGTTACCGACTCAGGCGGGGGCGATCGAGGAGTTGGTGAGGGATTAA